A single region of the Lycium barbarum isolate Lr01 chromosome 2, ASM1917538v2, whole genome shotgun sequence genome encodes:
- the LOC132626415 gene encoding protein argonaute 4-like, with the protein MAEEETNGAAEGLPPPPPVPPDFTPAKTELEPVKKKVLRVPMARRGIGNKGQKIQILTNHFKVNVTNVDGHFFHYSVALFYEDGRPVDGKGVGRKVLDRVHETYDTELAGKEFAYDGEKSLFTIGALPRNKMEFTVVLEDVTSNRNNGNSSPGGHGSPNDNDRKRLRRPYQSKTFKVEISFAAKIPMQAIANALRGQESENSQEALRVLDIILRQHAAKQGCLLVRQSFFHNDPKNFVDVGGGVLGCRGFHSSFRTTQSGLSLNIDVSTTMIIQPGPVVDFLIANQNAKDPFSLDWAKAKRVLKNLRVKTSPTNQEYKITGLSDRPCREQLFTLKQKGKDVDGEVQTTEITVYDYFVNHRNIELRYSADLPCINVGKPKRPTYFPIELCSLVSLQRYTKSLSTFQRSSLVEKSRQKPQERMNVLSNALKINQYDAEPLLRACGISISSNFTQVDGRVLPPPKLKTGNDDFVPRNGRWNFNNKRLVDPTKIERWAVVNFSARCNIQGLISDLIKCGKLKGIMVEDPFDVFEESPQVRRAPPLVRVEKMFEQVQSKLPGAPKFLLCLLPERKNCDVYGPWKRKNLAEYGIVTQCIAPTRVNDQYITNVLLKINAKLGGLNSMLTVEHSPSIPMVSKVPTIILGMDVSHGSPGQSDVPSIAAVVSSRQWPSISRYRASVRTQSPKVEMIDNLFKRVSDTEDEGIMREALLDFYVSSGKRKPEHIIIFRDGVSESQFNQVLNVELDQIIEACKFLDEKWNPKFVVIVAQKNHHTKFFQPNDPNNVPPGTIIDNKVCHPRNYDFYLCAHAGMIGTTRPTHYHVLFDELGFSADDLQELVHNLSYVYQRSTTAISVVAPICYAHLAATQMGQWMKFEDTSETSSMRGGVTNAGAVAVPQLPKLEEKVSSSMFFC; encoded by the exons ATGGCTGAAGAAGAAACGAATGGAGCAGCAGAGGGTCTGCCGCCGCCTCCCCCTGTTCCACCAGATTTCACTCCTGCTAAAACAGAACTAGAGCCTGTGAAGAAGAAGGTTCTACGTGTTCCAATGGCCAGACGTGGCATTGGAAACAAGGGACAGAAGATTCAAATCCTGACTAATCACTTCAAAGTGAATGTGACCAATGTGGATGGGCACTTCTTTCACTACAGT GTGGCCCTTTTCTATGAAGATGGTCGGCCAGTAGATGGCAAGGGAGTTGGCAGAAAGGTCTTAGATAGAGTCCACGAGACCTATGATACAGAGTTAGCTGGTAAGGAGTTTGCTTACGACGGCGAAAAAAGCTTGTTTACCATTGGAGCACTGCCTCGAAACAAGATGGAGTTTACTGTTGTCCTAGAGGACGTGACATCAAACAG GAACAATGGTAATAGCAGCCCTGGTGGACATGGAAGTCCAAATGACAATGACAGGAAAAGGCTAAGGCGTCCTTACCAGTCCAAAACTTTCAAGGTGGAGATCAGTTTTGCTGCAAAAATCCCGATGCAGGCGATTGCAAACGCACTGCGTGGTCAAGAATCGGAGAACTCTCAAGAGGCCTTGAGAGTTTTGGATATCATCTTAAGGCAGCATGCTGCAAAACA GGGTTGCTTGCTTGTTAGACAATCCTTTTTTCACAATGATCCGAAGAACTTTGTTGATGTTGGAGGTGGTGTCCTTGGTTGTCGAGGATTCCATTCCAGCTTCCGGACCACCCAGAGTGGCTTGTCCCTGAACATTG ATGTGTCTACAACAATGATTATCCAGCCTGGGCCTGTAGTGGACTTTCTGATAGCAAATCAAAATGCTAAAGATCCTTTTTCACTGGATTGGGCAAAG GCCAAACGTGTACTCAAGAATTTGAGGGTGAAGACAAGTCCCACTAATCAAGAGTACAAGATTACTGGATTAAGTGACAGACCTTGTCGTGAGCAATT GTTTACCCTGAAGCAGAAAGGGAAAGATGTGGACGGTGAGGTCCAAACTACAGAAATTACTGTGTATGATTACTTTGTCAACCACCGGAACATAGAGTTGCGTTATTCTGCTGATTTACCCTGCATTAATGTGGGGAAGCCTAAACGGCCAACCTATTTCCCTATTGAG CTCTGCTCTTTGGTGTCGTTACAAAGATACACAAAATCTTTGTCCACTTTCCAGAGGTCTTCATTGGTGGAGAAATCTAGGCAAAAGCCTCAGGAGAGGATGAATGTCCTAAGCAAT GCTCTCAAGATCAACCAATATGATGCAGAGCCCCTGCTTCGTGCCTGTGGAATATCAATTAGCAGTAACTTCACTCAAGTTGATGGACGTGTTCTTCCTCCCCCAAAG TTGAAGACAGGTAATGATGACTTTGTCCCTCGCAACGGCAGATGGAATTTCAATAATAAG AGACTTGTTGATCCAACGAAGATAGAACGCTGGGCTGTTGTCAATTTTTCTGCACGCTGTAATATACAAGGGCTAATCAGTGATCTGATTAAATGTGGAAAGCTGAAAGGAATt ATGGTGGAAGATCCATTTGATGTTTTTGAAGAGTCTCCACAAGTCAGAAGGGCTCCACCACTCGTTAGAGTTGAGAAAATGTTTGAACAAGTCCAGTCTAAACTTCCTGGGGCACCGAAATTTCTGCTTTGTCTGCTTCCCGAGAGGAAAAACTGTGATGTATACG GACCATGGAAGAGAAAGAATCTGGCTGAGTATGGCATTGTTACCCAATGTATAGCTCCCACAAGAGTCAATGATCAATATATCACAAATGTCCTCCTGAAGATAAATGCAAAG CTTGGTGGTTTAAATTCGATGTTGACTGTTGAACATTCTCCTTCGATCCCTATGGTATCTAAGGTTCCCACCATTATTCTAGGGATGGATGTGTCCCACGGCTCTCCTGGCCAATCTGATGTTCCGTCCATTGCTGCG GTTGTCAGCTCAAGGCAGTGGCCTTCGATATCTCGTTACAGAGCTTCAGTTCGCACTCAGTCTCCTAAAGTGGAGATGATAGACAACTTATTTAAACGTGTTTCCGACACTGAAGATGAGGGAATAATGAG GGAGGCTTTGCTTGATTTTTATGTGAGTTCTGGAAAAAGGAAGCCTGAGCATATAATCATATTCAG GGACGGAGTCAGTGAATCTCAATTCAATCAAGTGTTGAATGTTGAGCTGGATCAGATCATTGAG GCTTGCAAATTTTTGGATGAGAAGTGGAACCCCAAATTTGTGGTGATAGTTGCCCAGAAGAATCACCACACTAAGTTTTTCCAGCCGAATGATCCGAATAATGTTCCTCCAG GCACAATTATAGACAACAAAGTCTGTCATCCTAGGAATTATGACTTCTATTTGTGCGCCCATGCTGGGATGATT GGTACCACTCGTCCTACACACTACCATGTGTTGTTTGATGAACTTGGTTTCTCGGCTGATGATCTGCAGGAGCTTGTTCATAATCTCTCATATGT GTACCAGAGAAGCACCACTGCTATATCTGTTG TTGCTCCTATCTGTTATGCTCATCTGGCTGCAACTCAGATGGGGCAGTGGATGAAGTTTGAGGATACATCAGAAACGTCCTCTATGCGTGGTGGAGTGACGAATGCTGGAGCTGTTGCTGTTCCCCAGCTTCCAAAGCTTGAGGAGAAAGTCTCCAGCTCTATGTTCTTCTGCTGA